In Triticum aestivum cultivar Chinese Spring chromosome 5B, IWGSC CS RefSeq v2.1, whole genome shotgun sequence, the following proteins share a genomic window:
- the LOC123117591 gene encoding BTB/POZ domain-containing protein POB1-like → MAGAEGSTTEGAEKDLEFSRAGEGPNFEFAFNSQNFSDRLLRIEVVAGEDFAGRSLPDSARHCKEKVLRVKTIHINSAILAVRSPFFLKLFSNGMKESDQTHPTLRVADSDENALMELLNFMYSGKLTTTEPSLLLDILMAADKFEVVSCMRHCCQLLTSLPWTTESALLCLDHPCVMSMAAEVQLLISAAKDFLVNKYKDYNKLRKEVTSISLAGIKAILSSTDIHVACEDYLFVLMLKWARVQYPDLEERREILNSHLLPLLRFSHMTYKTLQEILACTANDIDHEQVTKCINGVLLCKAYPAHKPGALAACAPSCQQFAERDYKYRHLKVVAFDQPRPQVIAYMDLKHEECSQLFPSEKIFSHPFHVAGQGFILGARCCKADQGESYSFGLLLHIDLELKGSTCVTVDYEFAARTRPSRQFVSKLNGRHTFSDKFPVGSRYLFWVPWQTFMADDSIFIDGVLHLRVDLTVVEQTELQS, encoded by the exons ATGGCCGGCGCCGAAGGGTCGACGACGGAGGGGGCGGAGAAGGACCTGGAGTTCTCGCGCGCCGGCGAGGGGCCCAACTTCGAGTTCGCGTTCAACTCGCAGAACTTCTCCGACAGGTTGCTGCGGAtagaggtcgtcgccggcgaagacTTCGCCGGACGATCCCTCCCCGACTCAGCGCGCCACTGCAAGGAGAAAG TTTTACGAGTAAAGACGATTCATATCAACTCAGCGATTCTTGCTGTGAGAAGTCCTTTCTTTCTCAAG CTTTTCTCGAATGGCATGAAAGAATCTGATCAGACACATCCAACACTTAGGGTTGCTGATTCAG ATGAAAATGCCCTTATGGAGCTTTTAAACTTTATGTACAGTGGAAAACTCACCACAACTGAGCCCTCTCTTCTGCTTGACATCTTGATGGCTGCGGACAAATTTGAAGTCGTTTCTTGCATGAGGCATTGCTGTCAGTTGCTCACAAGTTTGCCGTGGACCACAGAATCTGCACTGCTGTGCCTAGATCATCCATGCGTCATGTCAATGGCAGCTGAAGTTCAACTTTTGATAAGTGCAGCCAAGGATTTCCTTGTCAATAAATACAAGGATTACAATAA GCTCCGGAAGGAAGTGACAAGCATTTCTCTTGCTGGGATCAAAGCCATACTTTCAAGTACTGACATACATGTGGCATGTGAAGATTACTTATTCGTGCTCATGCTCAAGTGGGCCCGTGTTCAATACCCTGATTTGGAGGAAAGGCGCGAGATCTTGAATTCTCATTTACTTCCACTCCTGCGCTTCAGCCATATGACCTATAAGACACTTCAGGAGATCTTAGCATGCACTGCTAACGACATAGACCATGAGCAAGTAACTAAGTGTATCAATGGGGTGCTTCTGTGCAAAGCTTATCCAGCACACAAACCAGGTGCTCTTGCGGCATGTGCCCCCTCCTGTCAGCAATTTGCAGAGCGAGATTACAAGTACAGACATCTGAAAGTGGTTGCGTTTGATCAACCCCGCCCGCAGGTTATAGCCTACATGGATTTGAAGCATGAGGAATGCTCCCAACTCTTCCCGTCAGAAAAGATATTCTCGCACCCGTTCCATGTCGCAGGTCAGGGCTTCATTCTTGGGGCAAGATGTTGCAAGGCCGATCAGGGGGAGTCTTACAGTTTTGGCCTCTTGTTACATATCGATTTGGAGCTGAAGGGCTCAACGTGTGTGACGGTAGATTATGAGTTTGCCGCAAGGACAAGGCCATCGCGGCAGTTTGTAAGCAAGTTAAATGGTAGGCACACATTTAGTGACAAGTTTCCAGTCGGATCGAGGTACCTCTTTTGGGTTCCATGGCAGACCTTCATGGCTGACGATAGCATCTTCATCGACGGCGTGCTGCACCTGAGAGTTGATCTGACGGTGGTGGAGCAGACGGAACTGCAATCGTGA
- the LOC123117592 gene encoding acetyl-CoA carboxylase 1, translated as MMVGSDQISEFCRALGGDTPIRSVLVANNGMAAVKFMRSIRAWASETFGTDKAVLLVAMATPEDLRANAEHVRIADQFLEVPGGTNNNNYANVQLIVEIAERTRVSAVWPGWGHASEDPELPDALEDLVNLFLILIWRFTGTNF; from the exons ATGATGGTGGGGTCCGACCAGATCAGCGAATTCTGCAGGGCGCTCGGGGGCGACACGCCGATACGCAGCGTGCTGGTCGCCAACAATGGGATGGCCGCCGTCAAGTTCATGCGCAGCATCCGCGCCTGGGCCTCCGAGACCTTTGGCACCGACAAGGCCGTCCTCCTGGTGGCCATGGCTACCCCGGAGGATCTCCGGGCCAATGCGGAGCACGTGCGGATCGCCGACCAGTTCCTGGAGGTCCCTGGTGGAACCAATAACAACAATTATGCAAATGTGCAGCTCATTGTCGAG ATAGCAGAGAGGACCCGGGTTTCTGCAGTTTGGCCTGGCTGGGGTCATGCCTCTGAGGACCCAGAGCTTCCGGACGCGCTGGAGGACCTTGTAAATCTATTTTTGATATTAATATGGAGGTTTACGGGAACTAACTTTTGA